In the genome of Panthera uncia isolate 11264 chromosome B3 unlocalized genomic scaffold, Puncia_PCG_1.0 HiC_scaffold_1, whole genome shotgun sequence, one region contains:
- the LOC125910346 gene encoding ribonuclease 8-like — MTAARWFETQHMQQGCNTAMGNIDKYTKHCKDLNTFLHEASPVWPLMKFWGDRGVRGVTPTVACKKGCENCHLSQGPVSLTTCELTSGKYPDCLAHSADLHSGEAEKGEQDSPEASVALAEDISKQFADAQSL, encoded by the exons ATGACTGCAGCTCGGTGGTTTGAAACTCAGCACATGCAGCAGGGGTGCAACACCGCGATGGGCAACATCGACAAGTACACAAAACACTGCAAAGACCTCAACACTTTCCTGCATGAAGCCTCTCCAGTGTGGCcgctgatgaagttttggggtgacaggggggttcgtggggtc ACCCCCACTGTGGCCTGCAAGAAGGGCTGTGAAAACTGCCACCTGAGCCAAGGGCCTGTGTCCTTAACTACATGTGAGCTCACTTCAGGGAAGTACCCAGACTGCT TGGCTCACTCGGCTGACTTGCATTCCGGAGAAGCTGAGAAAGGGGAGCAGGACTCCCCTGAGGCCAGTGTGGCGCTGGCAGAGGACATCAGCAAA CAATTCGCCGATGCCCAGTCACTGTGA